A segment of the Leptolyngbya sp. NIES-3755 genome:
CTCGGCAGAACAATCTCGCCATTTATTCAACCTGTGGCGGCTGCGGTGTTCAATAATGTCAATTTCGCGGGTGATAATTTTGCTCAACCGACCGGACAAGTGAATGACTTGTTGGAGCAAGGAAAACGGGCTGTCAACGATCCGAAACAAATGGCAGCGTACCTGGTCACCACTGAGGATGAAAGCTCGATCGCTTCGGCAAAATATCTTTGGGGCAGCGCTCAACAAGTTGGATTAACCGTGGCAGGCGTTGTTCTGAATCGATCGATGGATTCGGCTGCATTGGATGAAACCTTCCAACCGTTAACCGTTTCGACCATTCCATCTCAACCTGTAAATGATTGGCAACCGATGATCGATGCTTTGCCAGACTTCGATCGAACTTCGGAAGCGCCTCGCCCGATCGCGGTGAATGTGGCTGAAAGAAAAGTAAGCTTATTCTTACCGGGTTTTGATAAAAAGCAAGTCAAGCTCACGCAGTACGGAACGGAAATCACGATCGAAGCAGGCGACCAGCGACGAAACATTGACTTGCCTGCGGCACTGCGGGGACAACCTGTAACAGGCGCAAAATTCCAAGACGGTTATCTCATTATTTCTTTCTAACCTTTTTATGACAGATTCTCCTGACCTGACAACGACTCCCGACGCAGAGAATCGCTCTGCTAAAACTCGTCAGCTTCTCGGTATGAAAGGGGCTGATGTCAAAGAGTCCTCAATTTGGAAGATTCGACTGCAACTGATGAAGCCGATCACCTGGATTCCGCTGATGTGGGGAATCTTGTGCGGTGCAGCTTCATCGGGGAACTATCATTGGGCTTTGGAAGATGTGCTGAAATCTGCAACCTGTATGCTGTTGGCGGGTCCGTTGCTGACAGGTTACACACAGATTTTGAACGATTACTACGATCGAGAAATTGACGCGATCAATGAACCGTATCGCCCAATTCCGTCTGGTGCAATTTCTCTGCCGCAAGTAGTGATCCAAATCTGGGTGCTGCTGCTGGGTGGAATTGGTTTAGCGTATGTGCTCGATCGCTGGGCGGGACATGAATTTCCAACGATTACGATTTTAGCGATCGTCGGTTCATTCTTGTCTTATATCTATTCCGCGCCCCCTTTAAAGCTGAAACAAAACGGTTGGCTCGGTTGTTATGCGCTGGGTGCAAGTTATATTGCAATTCCTTGGTGGACAGGTCATGCACTGTTTGGGGAGTTGAACCCAACGATTATTTTGCTAACGCTGTTCTATAGTTTTTCGGGACTGGGAATTGCGATCGTCAATGATTTCAAGAGTGTGGAAGGCGATCGAGCATTAGGCTTAAAATCTTTGCCTGTGATCTTTGGAGTTTCTACAGCGGCTTGGATTTGTGTCGCGATGATCGATGTGTTTCAAGGTGGCGTTGCAGCTTATCTGATGTCGATCGGTCAAAATCTCTATGCAACATTGTTGATTCTGCTCATCATTCCGCAGATTACATTCCAAGATATGTATTTCTTGCGCGATCCGATTCAGAACGATGTCAAATATCAAGCGAGTGCTCAACCGTTTTTGGTGTTTGGAATGCTTGTGACCGCATTAGCACTTGGACACGCTGGCGTATAACACGGTTACAGAAATCTGTTTTAGCCCTTCAGTTCGGAGGGCTATTTTGTTGCAAAAATCCTCGC
Coding sequences within it:
- a CDS encoding bacteriochlorophyll/chlorophyll a synthase (similar to AA sequence:cyanobase_aa:LBDG_33300); the protein is MTDSPDLTTTPDAENRSAKTRQLLGMKGADVKESSIWKIRLQLMKPITWIPLMWGILCGAASSGNYHWALEDVLKSATCMLLAGPLLTGYTQILNDYYDREIDAINEPYRPIPSGAISLPQVVIQIWVLLLGGIGLAYVLDRWAGHEFPTITILAIVGSFLSYIYSAPPLKLKQNGWLGCYALGASYIAIPWWTGHALFGELNPTIILLTLFYSFSGLGIAIVNDFKSVEGDRALGLKSLPVIFGVSTAAWICVAMIDVFQGGVAAYLMSIGQNLYATLLILLIIPQITFQDMYFLRDPIQNDVKYQASAQPFLVFGMLVTALALGHAGV
- a CDS encoding anion-transporting ATPase (similar to AA sequence:cyanobase_aa:LBDG_33310), coding for MAFILTFLGKGGTGRTTIAIAAAKKLANQGKRVLLVGQDSSPAFEWVLGSSVGANPQEILPNLSAVQLQTATLLERSWEDVKKLEAQYLRSPFFKNVFGQELGLFPGLDQLLALNALREFNQSNRYDAIVYDGTGDQNMLRMIGTAEVASWYIRRFRQLFIDSDLGRTISPFIQPVAAAVFNNVNFAGDNFAQPTGQVNDLLEQGKRAVNDPKQMAAYLVTTEDESSIASAKYLWGSAQQVGLTVAGVVLNRSMDSAALDETFQPLTVSTIPSQPVNDWQPMIDALPDFDRTSEAPRPIAVNVAERKVSLFLPGFDKKQVKLTQYGTEITIEAGDQRRNIDLPAALRGQPVTGAKFQDGYLIISF